The Vicingaceae bacterium genome has a segment encoding these proteins:
- a CDS encoding iron-sulfur cluster repair di-iron protein, whose translation MNELLKSKVGELVAKDYRKATVFKKYGIDFCCGGERTVEEACAKKGIDSNKLLQELIDVEKAEEKAENFDEWTLSALIDYIVRKHHKYIEENIGPVMEFAGKVAKVHGNANPEVVEINELFKKMAEELVVHMRKEELMLFPYIKNLEKAVVEGLEKPVAIFGTVRNPIEVMIKDHDDSGEIMEKINRLSNGYQPPAHACNTYRVLYAKLNEFENKLHEHVHLENNILFPKAIKLEQNFAY comes from the coding sequence ATGAATGAACTATTAAAATCCAAAGTGGGAGAATTGGTTGCTAAAGATTATAGAAAAGCAACGGTCTTTAAAAAGTATGGAATTGATTTTTGTTGCGGAGGAGAGCGAACAGTTGAGGAGGCATGTGCGAAAAAAGGAATTGACAGCAATAAATTATTACAAGAACTTATAGATGTGGAGAAAGCAGAAGAAAAAGCAGAAAATTTTGATGAGTGGACTTTATCCGCATTAATCGACTATATAGTTCGTAAACATCATAAATATATTGAAGAGAATATCGGTCCTGTTATGGAATTTGCCGGGAAAGTGGCGAAAGTGCACGGAAATGCTAATCCTGAAGTGGTAGAAATTAATGAACTATTTAAAAAAATGGCAGAGGAATTGGTAGTACACATGAGAAAAGAAGAATTGATGCTCTTTCCATACATTAAGAATTTGGAAAAGGCCGTTGTAGAAGGTCTTGAAAAACCGGTGGCAATATTCGGCACCGTAAGAAATCCTATTGAGGTGATGATAAAAGATCATGATGATTCCGGAGAAATAATGGAAAAAATCAACCGTCTGAGCAATGGTTATCAACCACCTGCACATGCATGCAATACATACAGAGTGCTTTATGCAAAACTCAATGAGTTTGAAAATAAATTGCATGAGCATGTTCATCTTGAAAACAACATACTATTTCCTAAAGCAATAAAACTCGAACAAAATTTTGCTTATTGA
- a CDS encoding NAD-dependent epimerase, translating into MSIKEVWIVTGATGLAGRYFLKHAANKDVQLICCYRDEAKRKNTLRFLTSENVNLSNIQWFKIDLLKEELPDELLTSNTRLIHMAAKVDFSANHAELIKKTNVDLTKQLLYQAQNAKLKQFLYLSSIAVMDENNRLMDEESTWDPGKPHSLYAQTKFMAEMEVWRSCEEGLPVVIFNPGIILGKGNPGESSMILFDLGRKHLKYYPSGVNGFVSAEDVAGAIICAIERNITGERFVLVEGNYSYKEILTWLAEAWNIEPPHKLLSFHMAKRLFWFDKIRSILTFSKPWLSKNLLLTAYRESRFDNSKSKNMLELVYKPIKDEIFETVQYLKSQSN; encoded by the coding sequence ATGTCAATTAAAGAAGTGTGGATAGTAACGGGAGCGACGGGCCTGGCAGGAAGGTATTTTCTGAAACATGCAGCAAACAAGGATGTACAATTGATATGTTGCTACAGGGATGAGGCCAAAAGAAAAAACACCTTGAGATTTTTAACATCGGAAAATGTCAATTTATCGAACATTCAATGGTTCAAAATCGATTTATTAAAAGAAGAGTTGCCCGATGAGTTGTTGACTTCAAATACACGATTGATACACATGGCCGCAAAGGTGGACTTCTCTGCCAACCATGCCGAGTTGATAAAAAAAACAAATGTAGATTTGACAAAGCAACTTTTGTATCAGGCACAAAATGCAAAATTGAAGCAATTTTTATATTTAAGTTCCATTGCGGTGATGGATGAAAATAATCGTTTGATGGACGAAGAAAGTACCTGGGATCCCGGAAAACCGCATTCATTATATGCTCAAACCAAATTTATGGCTGAAATGGAAGTATGGAGATCCTGCGAAGAAGGATTGCCGGTGGTTATTTTCAATCCGGGCATTATTCTGGGTAAAGGTAATCCCGGAGAAAGCAGTATGATACTTTTTGATTTGGGTCGTAAGCATTTGAAATATTATCCTTCGGGAGTGAATGGCTTTGTCAGCGCAGAAGACGTTGCCGGAGCTATAATCTGTGCTATAGAAAGAAATATTACAGGAGAGAGGTTTGTATTGGTTGAGGGCAATTATAGCTACAAAGAAATATTGACATGGTTGGCTGAGGCATGGAATATCGAACCACCACATAAATTGCTGTCCTTTCATATGGCTAAGAGGTTATTTTGGTTCGATAAAATAAGGTCTATTTTGACTTTCTCAAAACCTTGGTTGTCTAAAAATCTTTTATTGACGGCTTATAGAGAAAGTCGTTTTGACAACAGTAAATCAAAAAATATGCTTGAATTGGTTTACAAACCGATAAAAGATGAAATTTTTGAAACCGTTCAATACCTTAAATCTCAATCAAATTAA
- a CDS encoding peptide-binding protein translates to MKKLSVVFSALILLACGGNDEGTSGKIDFSAGPDVRVHELSDAQMLNPVNYSDATAGYILSNIFQQLLSIDFKTLDLVPVLAKSRPDIVTTPEGKLHITYELRDEATWDDGTPITAKDVEFSLKVIKCPKVDNMNNKPYFEFIEDMIFYPENPKKFTFVCKEVYILSEAMSGDIPVLPSKVYDPENILSKYTVKDFATRFEELSSNPDIMRFASNFNSEKYQREKDFIKGSGAYELEEWITGQKIVLKRKQHWWGDKVKENRNIYFEANPPKLIYQTINDQTTALVALKKGDIDVMQGIKPKDFSELPNSSKFTENFNAYTPSQLAYVYVGINMRNPKFSDVKTRQALAHLFDIDRIIKVINYGYAEPAVGPIHPSKKDEFNPNIKPYPFDVAKAKQLLQESGWTDTDNDGILDKTIDGKKVPFETTIIYNSGNDTRKAICLMFQEVARQVGIKVNVQTLEWSIFLDKTKNHDFDMYVGAWISTPIPTDHKQIFHTESYNGGSNYVGFGNDYTDSLINQIRVTLDVEKRKQLQWKFQEILHDQVPYIFLYYPKERLAIHKRFDNAEPSVMRPGYREAAFKLKQLQ, encoded by the coding sequence ATGAAAAAATTGTCTGTTGTATTTTCTGCTTTGATTTTATTGGCATGTGGGGGTAACGATGAAGGAACTTCAGGGAAAATTGATTTTTCTGCCGGGCCGGATGTGAGAGTGCACGAACTGAGTGATGCACAAATGCTTAATCCGGTGAATTATTCGGATGCTACAGCCGGATATATTCTAAGCAATATTTTTCAACAATTGTTGTCGATAGATTTTAAAACATTGGATTTGGTGCCTGTATTGGCAAAAAGCAGACCCGACATTGTGACTACGCCCGAGGGAAAATTGCATATTACTTATGAACTGCGTGATGAAGCAACATGGGATGACGGAACACCCATCACAGCCAAAGATGTTGAGTTTTCTTTAAAAGTAATCAAATGTCCCAAGGTTGACAACATGAACAATAAACCCTATTTTGAGTTTATTGAAGATATGATTTTTTATCCTGAAAACCCGAAAAAATTTACTTTTGTTTGTAAAGAAGTCTATATTCTTTCTGAAGCCATGAGTGGAGATATACCCGTACTTCCTTCGAAAGTTTATGACCCCGAAAATATACTTTCTAAATATACTGTAAAAGATTTTGCCACAAGATTTGAAGAACTTTCCTCAAATCCGGATATAATGCGCTTTGCATCCAATTTTAATTCGGAAAAATATCAGCGTGAAAAAGATTTCATCAAGGGTTCCGGTGCTTATGAACTTGAAGAGTGGATTACCGGACAGAAAATTGTGTTGAAAAGAAAACAACATTGGTGGGGAGATAAAGTGAAGGAAAACAGAAATATTTATTTTGAAGCCAATCCTCCAAAACTCATTTATCAAACCATCAATGACCAGACAACAGCTCTGGTAGCACTGAAAAAAGGAGATATTGACGTAATGCAAGGCATTAAACCAAAAGATTTTTCGGAATTGCCAAATTCCTCGAAATTTACGGAAAATTTCAATGCTTACACTCCTTCACAATTGGCTTATGTATACGTGGGAATCAATATGCGCAATCCAAAATTTTCAGATGTCAAAACACGTCAGGCCCTGGCACACTTGTTTGACATTGACCGTATCATAAAAGTGATCAATTACGGATATGCCGAACCAGCCGTCGGACCTATTCATCCATCAAAAAAAGATGAATTTAACCCCAATATCAAGCCCTATCCATTTGATGTGGCTAAAGCCAAACAATTATTGCAAGAATCCGGGTGGACCGATACCGACAATGATGGTATATTAGACAAAACAATTGACGGAAAAAAAGTGCCTTTTGAAACAACTATAATTTATAACTCGGGTAACGATACCCGTAAGGCCATATGTTTGATGTTCCAAGAAGTGGCCCGTCAAGTTGGAATCAAAGTAAATGTACAAACTTTGGAATGGAGCATTTTCCTGGATAAAACAAAAAATCACGATTTTGACATGTATGTTGGGGCGTGGATTAGCACACCCATTCCGACAGACCATAAACAAATTTTCCATACAGAATCATACAATGGAGGGTCTAATTATGTCGGATTCGGAAATGATTATACCGATTCTTTAATCAATCAAATCAGGGTTACGTTGGATGTTGAAAAACGCAAGCAATTACAATGGAAGTTTCAAGAAATTTTGCATGATCAAGTGCCATACATTTTCCTTTACTATCCTAAAGAAAGATTGGCCATACACAAGCGATTCGACAATGCCGAACCGTCTGTGATGAGGCCCGGATACCGCGAAGCAGCATTTAAATTGAAACAATTGCAATAA
- a CDS encoding acetyl-CoA acetyltransferase produces the protein MKKVYILSAVRTPIGSFLGGLSTLSATKLGSVAIEGAIAKAGIDKSMVDEVIMGNVLSAGLGQAPARQAAKFAGLPDKVVCTTVNKVCASGMKAVALAAQSIMLGDADIIVAGGMESMSNVPHYLRNSRTGQKLGDMSLIDGMVFDGLTDVYNGVHMGNCAELCAKEEKISREEQDAFAIESYKRSAKAWQEGKFTNEVVPVSVPQRKGDPVIVNEDEEYKNVKFEKIPTLSPVFQKDGTVTAANASTLNDGAAALVLISEDKMKELGLKPIATIVSYADAEQAPEWFTTAPSLAIPKALKKAGLEKSQIDYWEINEAFSVVSLANIRKLGLDPSRVDVFGGAVSLGHPLGASGARILVTLINVLKQHNGRFGAAGICNGGGGASAMVIENIN, from the coding sequence ATGAAAAAAGTATATATTTTGTCTGCAGTGAGAACGCCGATTGGCAGTTTTTTGGGAGGATTATCGACATTAAGCGCTACAAAACTTGGTTCTGTGGCCATAGAAGGCGCTATAGCAAAAGCAGGAATCGACAAAAGTATGGTCGATGAAGTGATCATGGGAAATGTATTGTCTGCCGGATTGGGGCAAGCGCCTGCACGCCAGGCTGCAAAATTTGCCGGATTGCCCGATAAGGTGGTTTGTACTACGGTAAATAAAGTATGTGCATCAGGAATGAAAGCGGTAGCATTGGCTGCACAAAGCATTATGCTGGGAGATGCCGATATTATTGTTGCCGGAGGGATGGAGAGTATGAGCAATGTGCCGCATTATTTGAGAAATTCCCGCACAGGACAAAAATTGGGCGACATGAGTCTGATTGACGGAATGGTTTTCGACGGATTGACCGATGTTTACAATGGCGTACACATGGGAAATTGTGCCGAATTGTGTGCCAAAGAAGAAAAAATATCACGTGAAGAACAAGATGCCTTTGCCATTGAATCATATAAACGATCGGCCAAAGCATGGCAGGAAGGGAAATTTACCAATGAAGTTGTTCCCGTCAGTGTGCCTCAACGTAAGGGTGACCCTGTGATAGTGAATGAAGACGAAGAATATAAAAATGTGAAATTTGAAAAAATTCCCACCTTATCACCGGTGTTTCAAAAAGATGGTACAGTGACTGCTGCCAATGCTTCTACGTTGAATGATGGTGCAGCGGCATTGGTATTGATTAGCGAAGATAAGATGAAAGAGTTGGGATTGAAACCAATAGCTACAATTGTCAGTTATGCCGATGCAGAGCAAGCACCCGAATGGTTTACTACGGCTCCATCATTGGCTATACCCAAAGCATTAAAGAAAGCCGGTTTGGAGAAATCTCAAATAGATTATTGGGAAATCAATGAAGCATTTTCTGTTGTGAGTTTGGCCAATATACGTAAATTAGGTTTGGATCCCTCCCGTGTTGATGTTTTTGGAGGTGCGGTTTCATTGGGCCATCCATTGGGAGCATCGGGAGCAAGAATTTTGGTAACTTTAATCAATGTGTTAAAACAACATAATGGCCGTTTTGGAGCTGCCGGCATATGCAATGGCGGGGGAGGAGCTTCGGCAATGGTGATTGAAAATATAAATTGA
- a CDS encoding collagen-binding protein — protein sequence MKAQKKFSISGIVTDSTSGETAIGANVYVKELMKGTATDVYGRYSLTLPEGEYTLVISYIGYKTQSIKIRLNENKRIDIKLIPDAIVTETFVVTDKAPEENIKSSEMSKLDLEMKQVKNLPVLFGEVDILKTIQLLPGVQSGGEGNTGFYVRGGGPDQNLILLDGAPVYNASHLFGFFSVFNGDAIKNVELYKGGMPAEYGGRLASVLDIQMKEGNNQKFHGEGGIGLIASRLTLEGPIVKNKSSFILSGRRTYAGELAQPFIKSTSRFKGSNYYFYDFNAKINYTIGDKDRLYLSGYFGRDVFVFNNKSDDFTMRSPWGNATATLRWNHIFNDKLFMNAMLLFTDYQFEVGIEQNNYEFKLLSGIRDYSAKVDFSYYPSISHHIKFGSHYIYHKFIPSSATARSGDLEFDTGGIIELFAHDLSIYASDDFDLNEKIRIHAGLRYSYFEHIGPFTRYVKNEFDRTVDTIFYKKGDHIADYHRLEPRFNIRYEINKKSSIKGSFTQNYQYIHLASLSGVSLPTDVWMPSTEIVKPQLSTQYAIGYFRNFKDNQWETSVEAFYKDMKNLVEYKEGALPQSNVGDNIDNLLTFGTGRAYGVEFYVKKTIGKINGWIGYTLSKTDRTFPKINQGKTFPAKYDRRHDVSLAATYEINKRLSASLVFVYGTGNAITLPVSRYILGGYLVNEYSARNAFRMADYHRLDLSIVWQGKENKKFQSSWVFAIYNVYNRYNPYFIYFSNEGNLFDGTLNIRAKQVSLFGIIPSITWNFKF from the coding sequence ATGAAAGCTCAAAAGAAATTCAGTATCAGCGGAATAGTGACAGATTCTACTTCGGGCGAGACAGCCATTGGTGCCAATGTATATGTAAAAGAACTGATGAAAGGCACTGCAACAGATGTCTATGGACGTTATTCACTTACATTGCCTGAAGGTGAGTATACGTTGGTAATTTCATACATCGGTTACAAAACGCAATCAATAAAAATCCGTTTAAATGAAAATAAACGTATCGACATCAAATTGATTCCCGATGCAATTGTAACGGAAACATTTGTAGTTACCGACAAAGCTCCTGAGGAAAATATTAAAAGTAGTGAAATGAGCAAACTTGATCTGGAAATGAAGCAAGTGAAAAACTTACCTGTGCTCTTTGGTGAAGTCGACATACTCAAAACCATTCAATTATTGCCGGGAGTTCAATCCGGAGGAGAAGGAAATACAGGTTTTTATGTAAGAGGAGGTGGTCCCGATCAAAATTTAATTTTATTGGATGGTGCCCCCGTGTACAATGCTTCCCACTTATTTGGTTTTTTCTCTGTTTTTAACGGCGATGCCATTAAAAATGTAGAACTATATAAAGGAGGCATGCCGGCTGAATATGGAGGCAGGTTGGCTTCTGTTCTTGATATTCAAATGAAAGAAGGAAACAATCAAAAATTTCACGGTGAAGGTGGAATCGGTCTGATTGCTTCACGTCTGACATTAGAGGGGCCTATTGTCAAAAACAAATCGAGTTTTATTTTGTCCGGTCGACGCACTTACGCAGGAGAATTGGCGCAGCCATTCATTAAAAGCACTTCGCGGTTTAAAGGCAGTAATTATTACTTTTATGATTTCAATGCCAAAATAAATTATACCATTGGAGATAAAGACCGTTTGTATCTGAGCGGTTATTTTGGCAGGGATGTTTTTGTTTTTAATAATAAAAGCGATGACTTTACGATGCGGTCGCCCTGGGGGAATGCCACTGCCACCCTACGCTGGAATCACATATTCAACGATAAGTTGTTTATGAATGCCATGCTTTTGTTTACTGATTATCAATTTGAAGTAGGAATCGAACAAAATAATTATGAATTCAAATTATTGAGTGGGATTCGCGATTATTCTGCAAAAGTTGATTTTTCATATTATCCGTCGATTTCCCATCATATAAAATTTGGCTCACATTATATCTATCATAAATTTATTCCAAGCAGCGCCACGGCAAGAAGTGGCGATTTAGAATTTGACACAGGAGGAATCATCGAATTATTTGCCCACGATTTGAGTATTTATGCAAGTGATGATTTTGACTTGAACGAAAAAATACGCATTCATGCAGGTCTTCGATACAGTTATTTCGAACACATAGGCCCATTCACCCGCTACGTAAAGAATGAATTTGACCGCACGGTCGACACAATATTTTACAAAAAGGGGGACCATATTGCCGATTACCACCGCTTAGAACCCAGATTTAACATTCGATACGAAATCAACAAAAAGTCATCTATCAAAGGATCTTTCACCCAAAATTATCAGTATATCCACCTGGCTTCCTTATCGGGTGTTTCATTGCCCACAGATGTTTGGATGCCTTCCACTGAAATTGTAAAACCACAATTGTCCACGCAATATGCCATTGGTTATTTCCGAAATTTTAAAGACAATCAATGGGAAACGTCTGTCGAAGCATTTTATAAGGATATGAAAAATCTTGTGGAATATAAAGAAGGTGCCTTGCCACAAAGCAATGTAGGCGACAACATCGACAATTTATTGACTTTTGGAACAGGTCGTGCCTATGGTGTGGAATTTTACGTCAAAAAAACTATCGGAAAAATAAATGGATGGATCGGATATACACTTTCGAAAACAGACCGGACTTTCCCAAAAATCAACCAAGGCAAAACTTTTCCTGCTAAATATGACCGGCGTCATGATGTTTCATTGGCAGCAACATACGAAATCAATAAGCGATTGTCGGCCTCACTGGTATTTGTTTACGGAACGGGCAATGCCATTACCCTTCCCGTAAGCCGCTATATTTTGGGAGGTTATTTGGTGAACGAATATTCAGCCCGCAATGCATTCAGAATGGCCGACTATCATCGGTTAGACCTGTCGATTGTATGGCAGGGAAAAGAAAACAAGAAGTTTCAAAGCAGCTGGGTTTTTGCCATTTATAATGTATATAACCGCTATAACCCCTATTTTATCTATTTTTCCAATGAAGGGAATCTTTTTGATGGCACTTTGAATATAAGAGCCAAACAAGTTTCCTTGTTTGGAATCATTCCTTCTATTACCTGGAATTTTAAATTTTAA
- the gldA gene encoding gliding motility-associated ABC transporter ATP-binding subunit GldA, whose product MSIEIKSITKLYDQQKALDNVSFSVPSGKITGFLGPNGAGKSTLMKIITCFLPPTGGEAWVEGVSIYEDPLQIKKMIGYLPEHNPLYLDMYVKEFLRFAAGLHGLSAIEQKVKKVIEMTGLEIEQNKKIGSLSKGYRQRVGLAQALIHDPKVLILDEPTSGLDPVQIQEIRRLIKQLGEEKTVILSTHIMQEVEALCDHVVIINRGKIVADNDVSELRKIQKGREVVMIELDKKVKKQELEAFSSVASVEVMPGQKWRITVKKDADFRKELFEWTMKNGLTVISLQSVSGSMEELFKQLTIRNN is encoded by the coding sequence ATGTCCATAGAAATAAAATCCATCACTAAATTGTATGATCAGCAAAAAGCGCTGGATAATGTATCTTTTTCTGTTCCTTCCGGAAAGATTACCGGTTTTTTGGGACCAAATGGTGCCGGAAAAAGCACATTGATGAAAATCATTACTTGTTTTTTGCCTCCCACTGGCGGCGAAGCCTGGGTAGAAGGCGTAAGCATCTACGAAGATCCATTGCAAATAAAAAAAATGATTGGCTATTTGCCCGAACACAACCCTCTTTATCTTGACATGTACGTAAAAGAGTTTTTGCGTTTTGCGGCCGGACTGCATGGTTTATCTGCAATAGAACAAAAAGTGAAAAAAGTGATTGAAATGACAGGGTTGGAGATCGAACAAAATAAAAAAATCGGATCCCTGTCAAAAGGCTACCGCCAACGTGTCGGACTTGCACAGGCATTGATACATGATCCGAAAGTTTTGATATTGGACGAACCCACAAGTGGTCTCGATCCTGTGCAGATTCAAGAAATTAGACGATTGATTAAACAACTTGGCGAAGAAAAAACGGTTATCCTTTCCACTCACATCATGCAAGAAGTGGAAGCTCTTTGTGATCATGTAGTAATCATCAATCGGGGTAAAATTGTGGCCGATAACGATGTTTCTGAACTTAGAAAAATTCAAAAAGGCCGTGAAGTGGTGATGATTGAGTTGGATAAAAAAGTAAAAAAACAAGAACTCGAAGCATTCTCGTCGGTGGCTTCTGTAGAAGTGATGCCCGGACAAAAATGGAGAATAACCGTAAAAAAAGATGCCGACTTTCGTAAAGAATTATTTGAATGGACCATGAAAAACGGCTTGACCGTAATATCCTTGCAAAGCGTTTCGGGTTCTATGGAAGAATTGTTTAAACAATTGACTATCCGTAACAACTAA
- a CDS encoding DNA-binding response regulator, with amino-acid sequence MNKILALIVDDEKGSRQLLRKTIEKNLTDIEIAGEADNADEALKMITNLHPDLVFLDIEMPGKTGLDLLQELQGNIDFGIIFTTAYDHYAIEAIRYSAHDYLLKPVNKEDLIKSVNRFLQNKNKEKLSREKINTLISNMSMDARKKIAIPDQEGYIFVYLDEIIKLVSDGSYTHIYLTNHSKIVSSRPLGEYEGLLNPDVFMRVHRSYIINLDHVKRYVKGDGGYVILTDDSQVEISRRKKIEFLEKLKNF; translated from the coding sequence ATGAACAAAATTTTGGCATTGATTGTTGACGATGAAAAAGGCAGTCGTCAATTATTAAGAAAAACAATAGAAAAAAATTTGACCGATATTGAAATTGCCGGCGAGGCAGATAATGCCGATGAAGCCTTGAAAATGATTACAAACCTGCATCCCGATCTGGTTTTTTTGGATATAGAAATGCCCGGCAAAACCGGTCTGGATCTGTTGCAAGAATTGCAAGGAAATATCGATTTTGGTATCATTTTCACCACGGCTTATGATCATTATGCCATTGAAGCCATCCGCTATAGTGCTCATGATTATCTTTTGAAACCTGTCAATAAAGAAGATTTGATTAAATCGGTCAATCGTTTTTTGCAAAACAAAAACAAAGAAAAACTGTCCCGCGAAAAAATAAACACTCTTATCAGCAATATGTCAATGGACGCAAGAAAAAAAATTGCCATACCCGACCAAGAAGGGTATATATTTGTATACCTCGATGAAATCATAAAACTGGTGAGCGACGGAAGTTATACACATATCTATTTGACAAATCATTCAAAGATTGTTTCATCAAGACCACTTGGTGAATATGAAGGATTGCTCAATCCTGATGTGTTTATGAGAGTGCACCGTTCTTACATAATAAATCTTGACCATGTGAAACGCTACGTGAAAGGTGACGGAGGATATGTGATTTTAACAGATGACAGTCAGGTGGAAATTTCCAGAAGAAAAAAAATTGAATTTCTTGAAAAATTAAAGAATTTTTGA